The Thermobifida halotolerans sequence AGCCGGGAGCCGGGTCAGAGGGTCGCGGCCAACTCCTCGGCGACCGCGACCGCTCCGGCGCGGGCCTCGTCCGCGGGCACGCCGCCGTAGCAGACCCGGACCGTGAGGTTGCCGTCCCGGAAGACCACCTCGACCGCGTCGCCGACGGATGCCGCCGGGCGTGTCAGGGCGTCCTCCCCCAGGGAGGCGACGGGAAGTACTCCTCGGCCCTCGCCGCCCGGTCCCAGGGCCTCCACCTCCGCCCGGGCCCGCTCCGCTCCGCTCACCCGGCCGTCGGCGTCGCCGAAGTGGGCGCGGAAGGAGACGGTGAGCGTCCGCGGTTCGGCATCGGGCACATCCACCGAGGACCAGACACACGACCGCGTGGCGGACAGGGGCAGCGGCCCGGCCGTGTCGGACTCCAGCACCGCACCCGGCACCGCCGTCCCGACCGCTTCGGCCGGTACCGACGCGCAGGCGGGGGGAACCGGGTGCGCGTCGGTGGACGCGGCTTCGACGGCGGGGCCGCGCGCGTCCCACAGCAGGCCGCCGACGACGGCCGCGGTGCTCACCACGGCGACTCCGCCCAGCGCGGCTGTCCCGCGCAGCAGTGCCCGCCGCCTCGTCTCGCCCATGTACGCCCAGTTCCTCTTCTGCCGTGTCGCGTGGGGTCCTGACGATACGTGTACGGGGCCGCCGCCGCGGCCCCGCCGACGCCGCGGTCGCCGACTAGGCGACCACGATGTTGACCAGTTTGGGTTCGCGCACGACGACCTTGCGGATCTCACGCCCCGCGGTGAAGTTCTGGACCTTCTCCGAGGCCAGGGCCAGCCGCTCCAGTTCCTCGGCGGAGATGTCGGGCGACACCTGCAGCTTGTCGCGGACCTTGCTGGCCACCTGGACCACGCAGGTGACGCTCTCCTGCACCAGCAGCGCGGGGTCGGGCGTGCGCCAGGTGCCCACGGTCACCGAACCGGAGTGGCCGAGCAGTTCCCAGCCCTCCTCGGCGACGTAGGGCGCGAACAGGCCCAGGGTGATCGCGATGACCTCGGCCGCCTCACGCACCGCCGGGTCCCCGGCGCCGGGTCCGGAGTCGATCGCCCGACGGGTGGCGGTGACCAGTTCCATGATGCGGGCGATGGCGACGTTGAACCGCTGGGCCTCGATCGCGTCGGTGACCTTCGCCAGGGTCTGGTGGGTCGTCCGGCGCAGTTCCAGGTCGCCGGCGGCCGGGTCGGTACCCGGTTCGGAGGCCGCCCCGGCCTGGGCCATCACCCGATAGGCGCGGTTGAGGAACTTCAGCGACGCTCCCGGGGAGACGTCGGCCCAGTCGATGTCCTCCTCGGGCGGACCGGCGAAGACCACGGTCAGCCGGACCGCGTCGACACCGTACCGGTCGATCTCCCTGCCCAGGTCCACCCCGTTGCCCAGCGACTTGGACATCGCCTTGCCCTGGTTGATGACCTGGCCCTGGTTGAGCAGCCGGACGAAGGGCTCCGTGAAGGAGAGCATGCCCATGTCGTGGAGCACCTTGGTGAAGAACCGGCTGTACAGCAGGTGCAGGATCGCGTGTTCGACACCGCCGACGTACTGGTCGATCGGCCCCCACTTCTCGACCCTCTCGACGTCGAAGGGGGCGGTGTCCAGGTTGGGCGAGCAGTAGCGCAGGTAGTACCAGGAGGAGTCGACGAAGGTGTCCATGGTGTCGGTGTCCCGCTTGGCGGGGCCGCCGCAGCGGGGGCAGGACACGTTGACCCAGTCGGTGGCCGCGGCCAGCGGGGAGATCCCCTTGGGGGCCAGGTCGGCGCCGCGCATGTTGTCGGGCAGCCGCACCGGCAGGTCCTCGTCGGGAACCGGAACCTCACCGCAGTCGGGGCAGTGGATGATCGGGATCGGGGTGCCCCAGAAGCGCTGCCGGGACAGCAGCCAGTCGCGCAGTCGGTAGTTGACGGCGGCCTTGCCGGTGCCGCGTTCGGCGAGGACCTCGATGATGCGCGGGATGGCCTCGCTCTTGCTCAGGCCGTCGAGCGGGCCGGAGTTGACGAGGACGCCCTCGCCCGGGGTGGCGACGCCGGTCTCGGCGGGGTCGGGCTCGCCGGTGTCGACCACGACCCGCACCGGCAGGTCGAAGGCGCGGGCGAAGTCCAGGTCGCGCTGGTCGTGCGCGGGTACCGCCATGATCGCGCCGTGCCCGTAGTCGGCCAGCACGTAGTCGGCGGCCCACACCGGGATGCGTTCGCCGTTGACCGGGTTGACCGCGTGGCGCCCCAGGAAGACGCCGGTCTTCTCGCGCTCGGTGGACTGGCGCTCGATGTCGCTCAGCTTGCTGACCTGGGCGCGGTAGGCCTCGAACGCCTCACGCCGCTCGGGCGCGCACAGCTCCTCCGCCAGCGGCGCGTCGGCGGCCACCACGAAGAAGGTCGCTCCGTACAGGGTGTCGGGGCGGGTGGTGAAGACGGTGACCGGCTCGTCGCGACCCTCGATCGCGAAGTCGACGTCGGCGCCCTCGGAACGGCCGATCCAGTTGCGCTGCATGGTCAGCACGCGCTCCGGCCAGCCGCCCTCGAGCTGCTTCATGTCGTCCAGCAGCCGCTGGGCGTAGTCGGTGATCTTGAAGTACCACTGGTTGAGCGCGCGGCGCTCGACCTCGGTGCCGCAGCGCTCGCACCTGCCCTGCACGACCTGTTCGTTGGCCAGCACGGTCTGGTCCTGGGGGCACCAGTTGACCAGGCCGTCCTTGCGGTAGGCCAGGCCGCGCTCGAAGAACCGGACGAAGAACCACTGGTTCCACCGGTAGTACTCGGGGTCGCTGGTGTGCAGCCTGCGGGACCAGTCCAGGGAGATGCCGTAGCGCCGGAAGGACTCGGCCTGGGTGTCGATGTTGGCGTAGGTCCACTCGGCGGGGTGGGAGTCGCGTTTGATGGCGGCGTTCTCGGCGGGCAGTCCGAAGGAGTCCCAGCCGATCGGGTGCAGGACGTTCTCGCCGCGCGCGAAGTGGTAGCGCGCGATGACGTCTCCGATCGCGAACGCCTCGGCGTGCCCCATGTGGAGGTCACCCGACGGGTAGGGGAACATGTCGAGCACATAGCGCCGCGGACGGGTGTCGGCCGGGTCCTCGCTGGCCGTGAAGGGGTTCTCCTTCGCCCACCGGGCCTGCCACTTCTCCTGCAGTGCCCGGGCGTCGTAGGAGTCGCTTGTCGTCTGCTCTCCGCTAACCGCTGTCATCGTTGGGTGGTTCCTCTACCGGTCATCGCCCTGGGAAGCAGGTTCCGATCTGGCGACCTGCTGTCGGTGGACCGGCCGCCCCCGAGATGTGGACGCACTTTCGGGCCCGCCGGTCCGGATGTCTGTCTCCCAAGGTTAGCGCGCGACGACGGGCCCGCGGCGCCACCCGTTTCCCGACGGGAGGGGCGAGGCGCCCCGGCAGGCGGGGCCGTCCCACGTAGCGGGGCGTCCGCGACGTCCGGATCCGGCACTTGACCCGCGCGGCCGCGCGGAAACCGACTACCGTGGGACCCATCCAGCGGAAACGCTCCGGCCTCGTGGACGCGCCGTTGTCGACCGTCACGGAAGTGATCCCCTCGGACGGTGTCGGTGCCGGGAGCACTTCGACGGGCGCAGCGGTCCGCGGAGGCTCGGCGCGCAGTCCGAAGGCGCGCACCGGTGGCTTCGCACCGGTGCGCGGCCGTCCCGTCCCTGTGGAGAGACCAAGCGAAATGACCCTGTCCCACCGCTTCCGCACCGCGCTCCGGACGCTTCTCGTCACCGTGACGGTCGTCGTCGCGGGCACGGCACTGGCCGCCTGTTCGGCCGAGAACGAGGAGTCCGGCGCCGAGACCGCCGCGGAGCAGAGCCACGCCCCCGTGCTGGGCGACTACGACGACCGCATCCAGTTGGTCGAGGGAACCCCCTACACCCTGACCGGCGAGGACGGCTCCTCCACCGTCCTGGAGGTCACCGGGCACAACGAGGAGGAGCCGAGCGTGGTCCTCGCCGTGACGCCGGAGGGCGGGGAGAGCGAGGAGAAGGTCCTGGCCCACGGTGACGTCGTCGAACTGGACGGAGACTCCTGGCGGGTCTCCGAGATGGGCTTCGGTGACTCGGTGCCCGGTTCGGTGACCCTGACCCGGGAGGAGTAACCGCTCCCGGGCTGGGAAGAGTGTTTCTGGTCCTGCCTCCGACGCATAAGTTACTGTTCAGTACAACAGTGGTGGACGACACTTTCTCGGAGGAGGCAGGATGCTCAACCTGTCGGTTCTGCTTGAGGACGGCGCGCGTAACCGGCCCGAACGCGACGCGATCGTCTTCGGTGACATGCGCCTGAACTACGCCGTGGTGGACATGATCGCCAACCAGGTGGCCAACCTGCTGGTGTCCCGCGGCGTCCGTCCCGGGGACAGGGTCGCGGTCGCCTGCCCCAACGTCCCCTACTTCCCGTTCGTCTACTTCGGCGCGCTCAAGGCGGGCGCCGTCGTCGTTCCGCTGAACGTCCTGCTGACCCCGCGGGAGATCGAGTACCACCTGCGCGACTCCGGGGCCAAGGCGCTGTTCGCCTTCACCGGCACCCCGGAGCTGCCGCTGGGCGAGCGCGCGTGGAAGGCGTTCCACGAGGTCGCCGAGTGCGAGGTCTACATCGACCTGCCCGCGACGGCGGGGGCCACCGAATCCGCGATCGAGGGCGCCGAGACCTTCTGGGCCGCCCTCAACGGCCAACCCGGCGAGTTCGAGTCGGTACGCACCGAGGCCGACGACACCGCGGTGATCATCTACACCAGCGGAACCACCGGCCGCCCCAAGGGCGCCCAGCTCACGCACAACAACCTGCTGCTCAACGCGGTCGTCTCCAGCGACCTGTTCGACCACTCGCCCGACGACCACGACGTGTTCCTGACGGTGCTGCCGCTGTTCCACATCTTCGGGCAGACCACGATGATGAACGCCGCCCTGTACCGGAACGCCACGATGGTGCTGATGCCCCGCTTCGACGGCGACGAGGCGCTCTCCCTGATGGAACAGGAGGGCGTGACGGTCTTCGCCGGGGTGCCCACCATGTACTGGGGGCTGCTCAACACCAGGAACGAGCACGACATCCCGGCGATCGCGGCGAAGCTGCACACCGCCGTCTCCGGCGGCGCGTCCCTGCCCTCCGAGGTCGCCCGGCAGGTCAAGGAGAGGTTCGGCATCGGGATCCTGGAGGGCTACGGCCTGTCCGAGACCTCCCCGGTGGTGTCCTTCAACAACCCCAAGCGCAAGGCCAAGCCGGGGTCGATCGGCCTGCCGGTCTGGGGCGTGGAGATGAAGCTCGTCGACGAGAACTTCACCACCGTCGGGGGCGAGGGCCCCGGGGAGATCGCGGTGCGCGGCCACTGCGTGATGAAGGGCTACCACAACCGTCCCGAGGTCAACGCCCAGGTGATCCGCGACGGCTGGTTCCGCACCGGCGACATCGCGCGGCGCGACGAGGAGGGCTTCTACTTCATCATCGACCGCTCCAAGGACATGATCATCCGCGGCGGCTACAACGTCTACCCGCGGGAGATCGAGGAGGTGCTGATGACGCACCCGCAGGTGAGCCTGGCCGCCGTCGTGGGCGTCCCGCACGA is a genomic window containing:
- the leuS gene encoding leucine--tRNA ligase, which encodes MTAVSGEQTTSDSYDARALQEKWQARWAKENPFTASEDPADTRPRRYVLDMFPYPSGDLHMGHAEAFAIGDVIARYHFARGENVLHPIGWDSFGLPAENAAIKRDSHPAEWTYANIDTQAESFRRYGISLDWSRRLHTSDPEYYRWNQWFFVRFFERGLAYRKDGLVNWCPQDQTVLANEQVVQGRCERCGTEVERRALNQWYFKITDYAQRLLDDMKQLEGGWPERVLTMQRNWIGRSEGADVDFAIEGRDEPVTVFTTRPDTLYGATFFVVAADAPLAEELCAPERREAFEAYRAQVSKLSDIERQSTEREKTGVFLGRHAVNPVNGERIPVWAADYVLADYGHGAIMAVPAHDQRDLDFARAFDLPVRVVVDTGEPDPAETGVATPGEGVLVNSGPLDGLSKSEAIPRIIEVLAERGTGKAAVNYRLRDWLLSRQRFWGTPIPIIHCPDCGEVPVPDEDLPVRLPDNMRGADLAPKGISPLAAATDWVNVSCPRCGGPAKRDTDTMDTFVDSSWYYLRYCSPNLDTAPFDVERVEKWGPIDQYVGGVEHAILHLLYSRFFTKVLHDMGMLSFTEPFVRLLNQGQVINQGKAMSKSLGNGVDLGREIDRYGVDAVRLTVVFAGPPEEDIDWADVSPGASLKFLNRAYRVMAQAGAASEPGTDPAAGDLELRRTTHQTLAKVTDAIEAQRFNVAIARIMELVTATRRAIDSGPGAGDPAVREAAEVIAITLGLFAPYVAEEGWELLGHSGSVTVGTWRTPDPALLVQESVTCVVQVASKVRDKLQVSPDISAEELERLALASEKVQNFTAGREIRKVVVREPKLVNIVVA
- a CDS encoding DUF6406 domain-containing protein — translated: MTLSHRFRTALRTLLVTVTVVVAGTALAACSAENEESGAETAAEQSHAPVLGDYDDRIQLVEGTPYTLTGEDGSSTVLEVTGHNEEEPSVVLAVTPEGGESEEKVLAHGDVVELDGDSWRVSEMGFGDSVPGSVTLTREE
- a CDS encoding long-chain-fatty-acid--CoA ligase; translated protein: MLNLSVLLEDGARNRPERDAIVFGDMRLNYAVVDMIANQVANLLVSRGVRPGDRVAVACPNVPYFPFVYFGALKAGAVVVPLNVLLTPREIEYHLRDSGAKALFAFTGTPELPLGERAWKAFHEVAECEVYIDLPATAGATESAIEGAETFWAALNGQPGEFESVRTEADDTAVIIYTSGTTGRPKGAQLTHNNLLLNAVVSSDLFDHSPDDHDVFLTVLPLFHIFGQTTMMNAALYRNATMVLMPRFDGDEALSLMEQEGVTVFAGVPTMYWGLLNTRNEHDIPAIAAKLHTAVSGGASLPSEVARQVKERFGIGILEGYGLSETSPVVSFNNPKRKAKPGSIGLPVWGVEMKLVDENFTTVGGEGPGEIAVRGHCVMKGYHNRPEVNAQVIRDGWFRTGDIARRDEEGFYFIIDRSKDMIIRGGYNVYPREIEEVLMTHPQVSLAAVVGVPHDRHGEEVKAFVIRAPEATVTEEELIAWSRERLAAYKYPRLVEFRDELPMTATGKILKRELR